aatatgtttttagtacattaaggacaacatgagggtgagtaataaattacgtaattttcatttttgggtgaactaaccctttaaggctgcTCTGTGCCTGCTCAAAATTCTGTGTATAGATGCAGTGCAGCATAAAAGCCAGACTAAATTATGCCTGCTCTGACCCACCTTAGTCCCTAGTATAAAGATATGCAGTTAAAattgtgtaaatgcatttatgccacCTGTGTAAAAACACATAATTGCCACTTCTGAAGCGCATTTATGCCGCCTTTGCGGTATAAATTTGCCATTGCCGTGTTTTCCCatgtttaaaatatactttttttccaGGTGTAAAGATTCAGAATGGCATTGTATGTGGAAACTATTGTGTTTGTGTCCCCTAACAGCAGCCCTGCCCCGACGCGCCCCAACCCCAAGCGGAGCCGTCATGTGGCAGGAGGCCCGCAAACATGAGCGCAAACTGCGTGGGATGATGGTGGACTACAAGCGGCGTGGGGAGAGACGCAGAGAGTACTATGAGAAAATCGTAAGTCAACAACCAAAAGTCTGTGACCTTGACTTTGCTTTGAGCAAAGactttgttcacccaaaaatgaaaatgccaaTTCtgtctcatcatttactcaccctcaagttgttccaaacctgtatacatttctttcttctgttgaacacaaaagatgtattttgaagaatgtggggcACCATTCActtgtgagtaaatgatgacagaattttcatttttgggtgaagtatctCTTTAATACTGGACAGAGGCTTTGGAATGAAGAATCACACTTCTCTTGTTCTGTGTAGAAAAAGGATCCAGCTCAGTTCCTGCAGGTTCATGGCCGAGCGTACAAAATCCACCTGGATTCAGCTGTAGCCCTGGCAGCTGAGAGTCCCATCAACATGTATGTCACTAGCATACAGATCagtttgtttaaaggtgccatcgaatggaaaattgaatttaccttggcatagttgaataacaagagttcagtacatggaaatgacatacagtgagtctcaaactccattgtttcctcctccttatataaatctcatttgtttaaaagacctcagacgaacaggcgaatctcaacatgatgctgcgttcacaccaaacgcgaatagagcgtcaaattcgcgtctaccgcgtccagtttgccgcttgaacattttgaatgcattcgcgCATCTAGAGCTAAATAGACGCGCGTAAAAAACAAGCGTCCGAGGCGAAATCCGCTTCTTGTGGGAGGGGCAAGTGCCAGGcggttgtctgtttgcaagatggctgatgttgatcgtgCGTTCATCGAGAGAGTCACTGCTTTGTGTTTactctggagagcagaacagcgGCGTAGGGGTCAGTGTCGCGGGAAGGCCGCGGGTCGATAAACGTGTACGTgactcaaaagtgaaatgtgtatttacaacttaccaggtagcccaatctcctcaccgacactcttccaagcgagctcctttttattcctgtctgaagtatgaacttgtgtcataaatctctaggtgactgctcactgataatatcagtcgttcctccattttgaatgagtgactccgagcgggcctgccgccacagcagcaagcaggctcctgattggttaacgcggcgtcAAACGCgtaaatgcacaaaaagcaccattcgcgcgaaacgctcaattcgcgtcATGATGCGAACTCGCGTCTTCCGCACCGCGCTAATCACCTCATTCGCGCCGCGAGACCTCCAGACGCGCATAAACGCGTCtgtacattgacttaacattgaaatcattcgcgccagacgctctattcgcgtttggtgtgaacacagcataacaccaactgttacgtaacagtcgggctcattaatatgtacacccccaatatttgcatatgccagcccatgttcaagccattagacaagcgcagccagtattaacgtctggatctgtgcacagctgaatcatcagactaggtaagcaagcaaggacaacagtgaaaaatggcagatggagcaataataactgacatgatccatgatatcatgatatttttagtgacatttataaattgtatttctaaatgattcgttagcatgttgctaatgtactgttaaatgtggttaaagctaccatcgtttcttactgtatttacggagacaagactatcgttattttcattttttaaacacttgcagtctgtgtaattcatgaactcaacttcattctttataaatctctccaacagtgtgtaatgttagctttagccacgaagcacagcctcaaactcattcagaatcaaatgcaaacatccaaataaatactatactcacatgatctgatgtatgcatgcagcatgcatgacgaaaactatgtaaagatccattttgagggttatattagctgtgtgaactttgtttatgctgtttaaggcaagcgcgagctccgggggtggGGAGCGTGAGGAATTAAAGGGACTGCAGCCTgaaccttagacttatattacatcttgtaaaaaaaaaaaaaaaaaaaaaaagttcgatggcacctttaaatgtttatagTTCTCACACCAACATAACACAAACAGCCCATATAAAGGGTTTTGCTTGGAAAACTGTCACAACTTCATCTTTTGTCCTAACAGGATGCCTTGGCAAGGAGATTCCAACAACATGATTGATAGATTTGATGTCAGGGCGCACCTGGACTACATCCCCACCTATACGCCACCTCTCCTGAACACTATGTGAGTAGTCTGATCATAATGCCTCTCATGTTggagaataaaataaattactttgagtATTCAAAGAACTATACAATGTAGAGTATACTACACAACTTAGAGTATAAAAATACATGCACACAGtgtattattattgatttttcaaTTTAACTCTCTGGTATTTCTCATTTAGTTGTCACACTTGTGATCCTCAGCAGTCAAATGACTGAATAGGTGTTCTGTTTCAGTACTATTTAttctttaataattttttttttttttaggggttTTTATTGTACTAGAAAATACTCACCTGTATGTACAATTTATttctattatgttttattaatatatttgtcaattaATACAGTGTTTAAATTCCAATGCATGGAAGGCAGATTGGGGCTAACTAGTGGGAGAAATAAGGAATTGGGTGCTTATAAAATTATTGCAGACATGACTACTTTTATTTGGTTTTGCATTTGGATATATATTACTACTTAATACTACTTAATCTTATTTGTAGATACCCCCCAAAAAATTgctctttatttttatatctccCATTAATTTCCTATGGTTGTCATTTTTGACCATGAAGATCACAAGTGTGActttaaaaccatttaaacTTTTCTAATCATGTTCACATTTTCGTTTCCAATTGAAAACGCAACTTTTTTTGGTCTAAAATGACCGTAGACCACCAGAGAGTTAAAGATGTTTTGATAAATGCAGAACTGGTTGTTgctttgtaatttttaattgaACTCATTGTTTCTTTCACAGCACCCCAGAGCAGGAATCAGAAGAGAGAAAATGCAATTATGAGCGCTATAGAGGTCTCGTGCAGAATGACTTTGCAAACAGTGAGTCCCCTTTAATTTCAGCATGCTTCAATACAATTTGGACCCTAGTAAATGTGACTAGGTGCCATTGATGAACTTGGAAGAATCCACAAAAATGTTCTTGTCATTTTGTAGTCTCTGAGGAGCAGTGTTTGTACCAGATCTATGTGGATGAACTCTACGGTGGCCTACAGAAACCAAATGAGGATGAAAAGAAAAAGTATGAATCTGtagttacaaaaaaataaatgtatgaaaatgCATTGAATTAGataacattttatgtttttctctGTTAGACTTGCTGAGAAGAAAGCTCAGATCGGTTATACATATGAGGACAGCACAGTGACCGAACCAGATGAACAGACGGAGAAGGGAAATGAGGATGACTCGGAAAACAGCGAGTCTGAGGAAGACGAAGTCATCCCTGACATTGGTGTGTCCTTCATATACTAAACACTTCCTGCATTTGTATAATATAGAAACCATTCAGATATGCGATTTACTTTGTATAGGTAAGGTAACCCCCTTAAAATGTGTGTGAATGCGTTCTCATGTTGTAGATGTTGAGGTGGATGTAGATGAACTGAGCCCAGAGCAGGTGACGGAGATTAACAAGATGGGCACCACTTACGGCATGGCAGAGGGGGACTTTGTATGGTTCGTTCACGCATTCTTCAGCTAAGCCATTAAAATGCAAATCATAGGAAATTGATTGACtcttagggtgctttcacactagCACTTTTGGTGCACACCTGGGTCCGATTGACGTCAGAGTTTGGATCCTGTGGAAGATGTGAACGCTGTTTTCCGCACTCTGGTGCACACCCCAAAACTTACCCGAGTCAGAATAAAAAGGGTTCGGTTCATGAGAACTCTGGTATGGTTCGCTGCTGATATGAACTCTGTTGTATTAAATCTCGGAAGTGAATCACTATTAATCAGTCCAGTCAATcaaaccaagtgtgaaagcacccttaatgGACACACTGTAATTTTCTTATAATTCTTCCAAAAGAAACATGAAGTGTAGTTAAAATCTGATGTGTCTTTGTGGCAGGATGTTGAGGAAGGACAAGGAGGAAGTGGAGGCCATTAAGCATGCTAAAGCACTGGAAGCAGAGAAGGCCATGTATTCTGTATGGGCAGAAGCTTTTTAACTGTTCTTCTCTCCCATTAAGATGTTTGCGTTTGATATTGATATTGGTAATACTgaattgttgttttgttttcttcaggGCCGTCGGTCTCGCAGACAGCGAAGAGAGTTTAGAGAGAAGTATATGAAAGGCAGGCAGATCAGCCCACCGAGGTAACAGCCCAACAAATATGAGCTAGAAGTTTTCAACCTAGTTTTAATGTTTATACTCGGGAATAATAATCCCAGACTTCTTAGTAGTGTCTTGTATTGTAACTTGTATTGAATCCATGACCACAAAAATTCTTAAAAAACTGAACAAAAAATGTTATATGCACCACCTACACATTGATTAACTGAAATGAATGTGAATTTTAAAAACAGCTATGCCAGAAGAGACAGTCCTACATACGACCCCTACAAACGGTAAGTGATTTTGATGGATTGATATTTCGCACATTAGTTTTGAATGATGTTTAAACGATGCCAAATTTAGTGCCAAATCCATTACAATTCAGGTTACATCtatattaaaattctggccAATACTGATAAACTAATTTCATGTTTTTGCTGATAACCAGTAAATGGCCATTATTAAAGTCAATTGTAATTTgtctaatttaataataataataattttaaaaaaaattaaatgcaagaGAATATAGGAGTTATAGTGTACATTATGAGAATttgatattttgatttttttctgtaGATTAAATTTAACAGTGTTAAGTTATTAACTAGTTTAGATTAATTTTGAGTATTAAAGGTTACAATACAACATGACcaataatgataaataataataaaaaataaaacattgataGTCACGTTGGGACAGATATATTGTGCATCACCTGATTACAATTAAATGTACTACATTTCAAAGAAATTCATTCTTTTATTCATAAATTGAACAAAAGGGGCAATAATGatgtttataatattacaaaagttttctacttcaaataaatgttgttcttttaaactttctattcatcctGAAAATGTATCccggttttcacaaaaatattaaacagctcAACTGCACCAAatcatattggaatgatttctggagAATGAGAGTAATGAGCCCAAAATTTTCAACTGTAACGTacttcatttattaatattaatgtttctTACTACTCTCTTTCCTCTCCTCCTTGTCACAGGCCAGAGTCAGACTCAAGTTCAGAGTCACGCTCTCGTTCCCGAACACCAGGCAATGATAAGATCACCTTCATCACCAGCTTCGGTGGCAGTGATGAAGAGGGAGCCACAGCCGCACAACCCCCACCTGCTGCGGCCTCAAGCCACACCTCCTCCAACACCGCAGGTCATAGCAGGGGCTCCCGGTCGGTAACTTCCCCTTTCTACTTTCTGGCTCCTTAGTGGcttttttctccatttattTATAAGTGTGTTCAACTGTGATAGCATGTAGTCCACTGTGTGAAGAGAATTGCCAAAGATTGAGCTTCAAAATGATTGGTGATTATGGTTGAGAGAGAGCCAGCCAATGTCTATTGATTATATGTTGTGGCATATTCAGGGTTTGGAATCATTTAATCCTGAGAACTAGAAGCTCGTTGGATTGTCTTGTGATTTAATCGGTTTTATAGGTTGCTCATCATAATAACATAGCGCTTTGTGTGTATTTTCAGCCGAAGACGGTCTTCCTCCAGtcactcatcctcttcctcccgCTCCTCTTCGCACCGGTCTTCACGCTCATCCTCGCGTTCCCGCCGGAGTCGTCGTTCTCGCGGGGGCAGGGATCGGGACGGCCGTTACTCCAGGTCTCGATCACGCTCTCGTCGGCGGTCTGACTCCCGTTCACGGCAACGCACTGGAGGAGTTGGCTCGAGGAGACGATACGACAGGACGAGGTCTCGTTCCGCGGATCGAGGTAGAGACAGAAACCGGGAAAGAGACCGAGACCGGGATAGGGGGAGGCGCTACACGGGCCGCAGACGAACCAGGCAAGAGAACTTGTAGATTCTTTGATTGAAAAGATGAATAATTTATCTTTTGTGAAATTGATCGGATGAAACACTCTCTCCCCTCAGGTCTCGCTCGCGGTCACGTTCGGATGATCGTTACCGGCGACGGAGTCGCAGCTCTGCGTACAGAAGGGGTGGCAGTGTCAGTCAAAGCCCCTCCCACTCACCTGCTGCCAGCCATAGCCCCTCCCCCTCCTCCCATTCTGCTCTGCCTGCCTCTGCTTCTGCAGACAGATTGAGAAAGTAAGTTGCGAAAGAACTGGAAGCACTGTAGATACTTTACTGTCTTCCCATCAAAATGTTAGGGATGTGATTTCCGTATTTTCCAACTTCAGTAATATGACCTACGTGAATTGCATAAATGCGAGAAAAAGAAATTACTGctttttcaaatacatttattttatgcattgaTAGCTTTCGACAGCATTGCAGGAGGTAGTGCCGCAATCTAGCGACTATGTGTGGATGCTCTTGGCATCTCAgccttttcttaaaaaaaaaaaaaaaaacatgtacagataatcaagtaaacctaagttgcttcagtccagtaagtgTTCATCTAGAAATACAACTGATTAGGGCTGTCACTAACGATTATTTCGGTAATCGATCgattattttgattattaatcgagtaatcagattt
The nucleotide sequence above comes from Chanodichthys erythropterus isolate Z2021 chromosome 7, ASM2448905v1, whole genome shotgun sequence. Encoded proteins:
- the clasrp gene encoding CLK4-associating serine/arginine rich protein, giving the protein MWQEARKHERKLRGMMVDYKRRGERRREYYEKIKKDPAQFLQVHGRAYKIHLDSAVALAAESPINMMPWQGDSNNMIDRFDVRAHLDYIPTYTPPLLNTITPEQESEERKCNYERYRGLVQNDFANISEEQCLYQIYVDELYGGLQKPNEDEKKKLAEKKAQIGYTYEDSTVTEPDEQTEKGNEDDSENSESEEDEVIPDIDVEVDVDELSPEQVTEINKMGTTYGMAEGDFVWMLRKDKEEVEAIKHAKALEAEKAMYSGRRSRRQRREFREKYMKGRQISPPSYARRDSPTYDPYKRPESDSSSESRSRSRTPGNDKITFITSFGGSDEEGATAAQPPPAAASSHTSSNTAGHSRGSRRRRSSSSHSSSSSRSSSHRSSRSSSRSRRSRRSRGGRDRDGRYSRSRSRSRRRSDSRSRQRTGGVGSRRRYDRTRSRSADRGRDRNRERDRDRDRGRRYTGRRRTRSRSRSRSDDRYRRRSRSSAYRRGGSVSQSPSHSPAASHSPSPSSHSALPASASADRLRKPETPGGKETGAAKPKMTPQEKLKLRMQKALNKQSKADKKAAQAKIQQQEHKRQEREGVLRAMARKIRMKERERREKERDEWERQYGRQSHSPSPNAKYGRDYGSSRRRSRSRSRSPHYRY